One segment of Allorhodopirellula heiligendammensis DNA contains the following:
- a CDS encoding GNAT family N-acetyltransferase, with translation MNSALQIRKFVSADGDSCHQLFYDTVRRVNCRDYSTVQVDAWAGAVLDAETWVRRFDGNSAYVVERDGAIVGFTDMTPDGYLDRLFVSADHQRQGIATMLLRAIKSAAKNDSLTRIHTQASITAKPFFLSRGFKIVAEQTVECLGVELTNFVMELTLRD, from the coding sequence ATGAACTCGGCACTTCAAATTCGTAAATTTGTGTCGGCTGATGGTGATTCTTGTCACCAACTGTTTTATGACACCGTACGACGAGTCAATTGCCGTGACTACTCCACAGTGCAAGTTGACGCTTGGGCCGGAGCGGTCTTGGACGCCGAAACTTGGGTTCGCCGGTTTGATGGCAACTCCGCCTACGTTGTTGAGCGGGACGGAGCGATTGTCGGATTCACTGACATGACACCCGACGGTTACCTCGACCGTCTGTTTGTGTCCGCCGATCACCAGCGACAAGGCATCGCGACGATGTTGTTGCGCGCGATCAAATCTGCCGCAAAGAATGACAGCTTAACTCGCATCCACACGCAAGCCAGCATCACCGCGAAGCCGTTCTTTCTGTCGCGAGGATTCAAAATCGTCGCCGAACAAACGGTCGAGTGTCTCGGTGTCGAGTTGACGAACTTCGTCATGGAGTTGACGTTGAGAGATTAG
- a CDS encoding PhzF family phenazine biosynthesis protein, with protein MSSNTGIPIWQIDAFADRPFAGNPAAVCILDGYPSDEWMQNVAAEMNLSETSFIVPTHDSNSFHLRWFTPATEVDLCGHATLAAAHTLIEQNRVDSSSPIRFQTRSGELPCSHSDSRITLSFPIVPAADDVDSNTSNALVAALGIEEAIVLRTKFDLVAIVSAPSIVESLRPDFNALANIETRGTMTTAVSNTSGVDFVSRFFAPRCGIDEDPVTGSAHCCLAPYWGKRLNKSTLVGYQSSSRGGTVHCEVAGDRVLLTGSAVTVLEGHLLVDPK; from the coding sequence ATGAGTTCAAACACAGGTATTCCCATCTGGCAGATCGACGCGTTTGCGGACCGACCGTTTGCGGGTAATCCAGCGGCGGTGTGCATTCTCGACGGCTATCCCAGCGACGAGTGGATGCAGAACGTCGCAGCGGAAATGAACCTCTCGGAAACTTCCTTTATCGTTCCGACTCACGACTCCAATAGCTTTCATTTGCGATGGTTCACACCGGCGACCGAGGTTGACCTCTGCGGCCACGCTACTCTCGCCGCCGCACACACGTTGATCGAACAGAACCGAGTCGACAGCAGCTCGCCGATTCGCTTCCAAACTCGTAGCGGCGAATTGCCGTGCTCACATTCCGACTCACGCATCACGCTTAGTTTCCCGATTGTACCGGCGGCTGATGACGTCGATTCAAATACGAGTAATGCATTGGTCGCCGCACTTGGTATCGAGGAAGCAATCGTCCTACGGACCAAATTCGATCTCGTCGCCATTGTTAGCGCCCCCAGCATCGTTGAATCACTGCGCCCCGACTTCAATGCTCTCGCGAATATCGAAACACGAGGCACGATGACTACGGCTGTGAGCAACACTTCTGGTGTCGATTTCGTATCGCGATTTTTTGCACCTCGTTGCGGCATTGACGAAGACCCCGTTACTGGATCAGCTCATTGTTGCCTCGCACCGTACTGGGGCAAACGACTGAACAAGTCTACGCTCGTCGGCTATCAGTCTTCCTCGCGAGGCGGAACGGTCCACTGCGAAGTCGCCGGCGACCGAGTCTTGCTAACAGGCAGCGCGGTCACCGTTCTTGAAGGTCACTTGTTGGTCGATCCAAAATGA
- a CDS encoding YdeI/OmpD-associated family protein, which produces MAKKKSKSIVATSTVASPDGKPVIAFATPVLFNRWLNKHHTEHGGVWIQFFKVASGHPTITYAQALDVALCYGWIDGPVRKGDDVCWIHKFTPRRKRSVWSQVNKAHIERLTLEGLMKPAGHAAVELAKADGRWDAAYASSSTFEESAEFLAALKMSKPASKFYATLTKANRYAFYYRLHNAKKPETKARKIVEFIAMLERGETFH; this is translated from the coding sequence ATGGCCAAAAAGAAAAGCAAATCGATTGTCGCGACGTCCACTGTCGCATCGCCGGACGGAAAGCCAGTCATCGCCTTTGCAACTCCAGTGCTTTTTAATCGCTGGCTCAACAAACATCACACCGAGCACGGTGGCGTGTGGATCCAGTTTTTCAAAGTCGCAAGCGGCCATCCAACGATCACGTACGCCCAGGCGCTCGACGTCGCTCTATGCTACGGATGGATCGACGGGCCGGTACGAAAAGGCGATGACGTTTGCTGGATTCACAAGTTCACGCCGCGCAGAAAACGTAGTGTCTGGTCCCAGGTCAACAAAGCCCACATCGAACGACTCACTCTTGAGGGGCTGATGAAACCAGCCGGTCACGCCGCAGTTGAGCTGGCGAAGGCCGACGGACGTTGGGACGCTGCCTACGCCTCGAGTTCGACGTTTGAAGAGTCCGCTGAGTTTCTTGCGGCTTTGAAAATGTCAAAGCCGGCCAGCAAGTTCTATGCAACGCTCACGAAAGCAAATCGTTACGCGTTTTACTACCGACTACACAACGCGAAGAAGCCCGAGACGAAAGCAAGAAAGATCGTCGAATTTATCGCCATGCTGGAACGAGGCGAAACGTTTCATTGA
- a CDS encoding tRNA-binding protein yields MSDYSYNFEVKITETLVYLPKHVVSQLDFSKSKRLRIDGEINGIRIECGLMPDKGKWCFMVSKKLQKLCGISPGDTASVSFDIADSEAVVVPKELQFALEANDAAMSAWEKWTAGKRRAQCHRVSSAKMVETRERRAEEVIALCLAELGMQTGVTPWQAFENLDMRAGTITAVQNLPKARKPAYKVTADFGAELGTKRTSAQITANYTKDELVGRQIIGVVNIPPKQIGTFMSEFLIVGFYRDDGSVILAVPDKSIPNGAKLA; encoded by the coding sequence ATGAGCGACTATTCTTACAACTTTGAAGTCAAGATCACCGAGACGCTGGTGTATTTGCCGAAGCACGTTGTTTCGCAATTGGATTTCAGCAAGTCGAAGCGACTGCGGATCGACGGTGAGATCAACGGCATTCGCATCGAATGCGGATTGATGCCCGACAAGGGCAAGTGGTGTTTCATGGTGTCGAAGAAACTGCAAAAGCTGTGTGGTATCTCGCCCGGCGATACGGCAAGTGTCAGCTTCGACATCGCGGACTCCGAAGCCGTCGTTGTGCCGAAGGAACTGCAGTTTGCACTCGAAGCGAACGATGCTGCGATGTCGGCCTGGGAGAAGTGGACCGCGGGCAAACGACGTGCTCAATGCCATCGCGTCTCGTCGGCGAAGATGGTGGAGACTCGAGAGCGTCGTGCGGAAGAAGTGATCGCTTTGTGTCTTGCTGAGTTGGGAATGCAAACCGGCGTTACGCCATGGCAGGCGTTTGAGAACCTCGACATGCGAGCGGGCACGATCACCGCAGTCCAGAATCTCCCCAAGGCTCGCAAGCCAGCGTACAAGGTCACGGCTGATTTCGGGGCGGAGCTGGGCACGAAACGCACGAGTGCTCAGATCACCGCGAATTACACCAAAGACGAGTTGGTGGGACGGCAAATCATCGGTGTCGTGAATATTCCGCCGAAGCAGATCGGTACGTTCATGTCCGAGTTTCTAATCGTCGGATTCTATCGCGACGACGGATCGGTCATCCTGGCGGTCCCGGACAAGTCGATCCCTAACGGAGCCAAATTGGCTTAG
- a CDS encoding DUF1801 domain-containing protein — protein sequence MTDAGKQNLIELLDSLVMAAVPRSTKVAKYGGTLYTLKPDEKEGQFCGVFPYKAHVQLSFAKGSELDDPDGLPEGGGKFRRHLTYRSLDDVDAKIVKRFVKAASKLGAK from the coding sequence ATGACTGATGCGGGAAAACAGAACCTGATTGAACTACTGGATTCGCTTGTGATGGCGGCGGTACCGAGATCGACCAAGGTCGCCAAGTACGGTGGGACGCTTTACACATTGAAGCCCGACGAGAAGGAAGGGCAGTTCTGCGGTGTGTTCCCGTATAAGGCTCACGTTCAGTTGTCGTTCGCCAAAGGAAGCGAACTCGACGATCCTGACGGCTTGCCAGAAGGCGGCGGCAAGTTCCGGCGTCACCTGACGTACAGGAGCTTGGACGATGTTGACGCAAAAATTGTCAAGCGATTCGTGAAAGCAGCATCGAAGCTTGGGGCTAAATAG
- a CDS encoding sugar O-acetyltransferase, with product MTSEQEKMLAGELYDPNDPELAEARMVAWTRCHTINTSAPRDEKLRRSILKELFGSGGNSVWLEPPFRCDYGTNIYFGEKVYFNFDCVILDVCEVRIGSNVFLAPGVHIYAATHPLDAEQRRTQEFGKPVTIGNDVWIGGKAVICPGITIGDRSVIGAGSVVTKDVPAGVVVAGNPGRVIRALD from the coding sequence GTGACAAGTGAACAGGAGAAAATGTTGGCCGGCGAGCTCTATGATCCGAATGATCCGGAGTTGGCCGAGGCTCGAATGGTTGCGTGGACGCGTTGTCATACAATCAACACGAGTGCACCCCGCGACGAAAAGCTACGGCGCAGCATCTTGAAGGAGCTGTTTGGCAGCGGCGGCAATTCCGTTTGGCTGGAACCACCCTTTCGCTGTGACTACGGGACCAATATTTATTTTGGTGAGAAGGTCTACTTCAACTTCGATTGCGTGATCTTGGACGTTTGCGAAGTGCGGATCGGGAGCAACGTCTTTCTCGCTCCCGGCGTTCACATCTATGCCGCCACGCATCCATTGGACGCGGAGCAGCGGCGAACTCAAGAATTCGGCAAGCCGGTCACGATCGGCAACGATGTTTGGATCGGCGGCAAGGCGGTCATCTGTCCCGGCATCACGATCGGTGATCGCAGCGTCATCGGTGCTGGCAGCGTCGTGACGAAGGACGTGCCAGCCGGAGTTGTTGTGGCTGGAAATCCTGGCCGAGTGATTCGCGCACTCGATTAA
- a CDS encoding SDR family NAD(P)-dependent oxidoreductase: MDLKLNNKTALVTASTGGIGLAIATRLAAEGATTIINGRSNSSVDRAINTIRESNPKADLVGLVSDNGTVEGVAQTIAEHPQLDILVNNLGIFEAVDFFDLTDEAWQHIFDINVMSGVRLARHYLKQMLEQNTGRIIFISSESGVVPAPEMPHYAMTKTAQLAVSRSLAQLTKGSAVTVNTVMPGSTLTPGVKEFVSNLFPDEPYESAEKRFMADNRPTSLIQRLIEPEEIANMVAFVASPLASAINGAPIRVDGGLIPTIA, encoded by the coding sequence ATGGACCTGAAACTAAACAACAAAACTGCCTTGGTCACTGCATCGACGGGTGGCATCGGCCTGGCGATCGCGACTCGCTTGGCTGCCGAAGGGGCAACCACCATCATCAATGGTCGCAGCAATTCGAGCGTTGACAGAGCGATTAACACAATTCGCGAAAGCAATCCGAAGGCCGACCTAGTCGGACTGGTGTCCGACAACGGGACTGTCGAAGGTGTCGCTCAAACCATCGCCGAACATCCACAGCTTGATATCCTCGTCAACAACCTGGGCATTTTTGAGGCGGTCGATTTCTTCGACCTGACGGACGAAGCCTGGCAACACATTTTCGACATCAACGTGATGAGTGGCGTGCGTCTTGCCCGGCATTACCTCAAGCAAATGCTGGAGCAAAACACTGGACGTATCATATTCATCAGCAGCGAATCCGGCGTCGTGCCGGCTCCTGAAATGCCACACTACGCGATGACCAAAACAGCTCAGCTTGCCGTCTCGCGTAGTCTGGCTCAATTGACCAAAGGTAGCGCCGTTACCGTGAACACCGTGATGCCGGGTTCGACGTTGACCCCAGGCGTAAAGGAATTCGTCAGCAATCTGTTTCCGGATGAGCCATATGAATCGGCCGAAAAACGATTCATGGCAGACAATCGGCCGACCTCGTTGATTCAGAGATTGATCGAACCAGAAGAGATTGCCAACATGGTTGCGTTTGTTGCCAGCCCACTCGCATCGGCGATCAACGGAGCACCAATACGAGTCGACGGCGGACTTATTCCAACGATTGCTTGA
- a CDS encoding helix-turn-helix domain-containing protein, producing MKHFKVRGSADDAITVHQWESVKHTWPRHSHPEYKLGVSEGGTGTFFYRGERYHTGPGKLLVIHPNEAHTCTATGAWRYLYAAPSVIASIVKTFDRNGDIEPLLLPPVIDDSQLAELVLQAHRAMDDGASQLDQESAFYDAICEVLVRHASLPDIPKKEERANIRRVQDSLEARFNENVSLHELAELAGTSAPYLSRVFSKEVGMPIQVYLSQIRVRRAQQMLMAGETSANVAYAVGFADQSHFTRHFKRLIGAAPGTYSRAISTTGSS from the coding sequence ACGACGCAATTACAGTCCATCAGTGGGAGTCGGTCAAACACACTTGGCCGCGACACTCACACCCCGAATACAAACTGGGCGTCTCCGAAGGCGGGACGGGCACGTTCTTCTATCGGGGCGAGCGATACCACACTGGACCGGGAAAGCTACTTGTCATCCACCCCAATGAGGCGCATACGTGCACAGCGACAGGGGCATGGCGGTATCTCTATGCTGCCCCAAGTGTCATCGCTAGCATCGTAAAAACGTTTGACCGCAATGGTGATATCGAACCCTTGTTGCTGCCTCCGGTCATCGACGATTCTCAACTTGCAGAACTCGTTTTGCAGGCTCACCGGGCGATGGACGACGGAGCTTCGCAATTGGATCAGGAATCTGCGTTCTATGATGCAATCTGTGAAGTCCTGGTTCGACACGCATCATTGCCCGACATACCGAAGAAGGAAGAACGTGCGAACATCCGCCGAGTCCAGGACAGCTTGGAAGCGAGATTCAATGAGAACGTCTCTCTTCACGAACTCGCTGAATTGGCAGGGACTTCTGCCCCGTATCTAAGCCGCGTCTTCTCCAAAGAGGTCGGCATGCCTATCCAGGTCTACCTCTCTCAAATCCGAGTGCGTCGCGCGCAGCAGATGCTGATGGCCGGTGAGACATCGGCGAATGTCGCCTACGCCGTCGGTTTCGCGGATCAATCGCACTTCACGCGACATTTCAAACGTCTCATTGGGGCGGCGCCCGGAACCTATTCCAGGGCCATTAGCACGACTGGGTCCTCTTGA